Proteins found in one Amycolatopsis umgeniensis genomic segment:
- a CDS encoding alpha/beta hydrolase — MAIPLQIRAEAAFSQLAFWLPKPARRAIAGPPLRLDGQELALDAQLLLRLQKLAKASLVRGTVEESRSLLLASRHLVSGKTIEPVATRELLIPTGDGDVPATLYTPAGLPDPSALLVFFHGGGWVVGSRVSHDNTVRYLAKQAGVRVLSVEYRLAPETQFPGATEDAIAAFEYAFAKARDLGADPARIAVGGDSAGGNLAAVTAQQAVKRGGGVPAFQLLFYPATDFTVRRRSRELFAEDLFLTDSDMTWFEGHYVPKGTDLYNPKLSPLHGDVSGLPPAYIATAGFDPLRDEGEAYAEKLRKAGVPVALSRQPDLIHGYINFLGVGQRFREATAEAAGALRLGLAPK; from the coding sequence ATGGCGATACCGCTCCAGATCCGTGCCGAGGCCGCGTTTTCGCAGCTGGCGTTCTGGCTTCCGAAGCCGGCGAGAAGGGCCATCGCCGGACCGCCGCTCCGCCTGGACGGGCAGGAACTCGCACTGGACGCTCAACTCCTGCTTCGTCTGCAGAAGCTGGCGAAGGCGTCGTTGGTACGAGGGACCGTCGAAGAGTCACGCAGCCTGCTCCTGGCGAGCAGGCATCTGGTCAGCGGAAAGACCATCGAGCCGGTCGCCACCCGGGAACTGCTCATACCGACGGGTGACGGCGACGTACCCGCCACGCTCTACACCCCGGCCGGGCTGCCGGATCCGTCCGCGCTGCTGGTGTTCTTCCACGGCGGCGGCTGGGTGGTCGGCAGCCGCGTCTCGCACGACAACACGGTCCGCTACCTGGCGAAACAGGCAGGCGTCCGGGTTCTCTCGGTGGAATACCGGCTCGCGCCCGAAACGCAGTTCCCCGGCGCCACCGAAGACGCGATCGCGGCCTTCGAGTACGCCTTCGCGAAGGCACGGGACCTGGGAGCCGACCCGGCCCGCATCGCCGTCGGCGGCGACAGCGCGGGCGGGAACCTCGCGGCGGTGACGGCGCAGCAGGCGGTGAAACGCGGCGGCGGTGTCCCGGCGTTCCAGCTGCTGTTCTACCCGGCGACCGATTTCACCGTGCGCCGCCGTTCCCGGGAATTGTTCGCGGAGGACCTGTTCCTCACCGATTCGGATATGACCTGGTTCGAAGGACATTACGTGCCGAAGGGCACCGATCTGTACAACCCGAAACTTTCCCCGCTGCACGGCGACGTTTCCGGATTGCCGCCCGCGTATATCGCGACCGCCGGTTTCGACCCGCTGCGCGACGAGGGCGAGGCTTACGCGGAGAAATTGCGGAAGGCCGGGGTTCCGGTGGCACTCAGCCGCCAGCCGGACCTGATCCACGGGTACATCAACTTCCTCGGCGTCGGCCAGCGGTTCCGTGAAGCGACGGCCGAAGCGGCAGGCGCCCTGCGCCTGGGCCTCGCCCCGAAATAA
- a CDS encoding glutamate decarboxylase, protein MVLHEGTPTDPDREGGANPLYAGAYPALAASIRLPHDSLAEDPLPPDTALQLVRDELMLDGNARLNLATFVTTWMEPQARELMAECVDKNMIDKDEYPQTAELERRCVNILADLWHAPDPNAIMGCSTTGSSEACMLAGMALKRRWSKLGRTGKPNLVMGANVQICWEKFCEYWEVEPRLVPMDGDRFHLTADEAIARCDENTIGVVAILGSTFDGSYEPVAEIAAALDGLQERSGWDIPVHVDGASGAMIAPFLDPELSWDFRLPRVASINTSGHKYGLVYPGVGWVVWRDKEALPEELVFNVNYLGGDMPTFALNFSRPGAEVAAQYYTFVRLGREGFRAVQQASRDVATQLADGIAELGPFELLTRGDQLPVFAFTTKADVEGFDVFDVSRRLRERGWLVPAYTFPENRTDLAVLRIVVRNGFTHDLADLLLADLRRLLPELDHRPGRRTAFHH, encoded by the coding sequence ATGGTGCTGCACGAGGGAACCCCGACCGATCCGGACCGCGAAGGCGGGGCCAACCCGCTCTACGCCGGCGCGTATCCCGCGCTCGCCGCAAGCATCCGTCTCCCGCACGACAGCCTCGCCGAAGACCCTCTGCCGCCCGACACCGCGCTCCAGCTGGTGCGCGATGAGTTGATGCTCGACGGGAACGCCCGGCTCAACCTCGCCACGTTCGTCACCACGTGGATGGAGCCGCAGGCCCGCGAGCTGATGGCCGAATGCGTCGACAAGAACATGATCGACAAGGACGAGTATCCGCAGACTGCGGAACTCGAGCGGCGCTGCGTGAACATCCTCGCCGATCTGTGGCACGCGCCCGATCCGAACGCGATCATGGGCTGCTCCACGACCGGGTCGTCCGAGGCCTGCATGCTCGCCGGGATGGCGTTGAAGCGCCGCTGGTCGAAACTGGGCCGCACCGGCAAACCGAATCTGGTGATGGGCGCGAACGTCCAGATCTGCTGGGAGAAGTTCTGCGAGTACTGGGAGGTCGAGCCGCGGCTGGTGCCGATGGACGGCGACCGCTTCCACCTCACCGCCGATGAGGCGATCGCCCGGTGTGACGAGAACACCATCGGCGTCGTCGCGATCCTCGGGTCCACTTTCGACGGCAGTTACGAGCCCGTCGCCGAGATCGCGGCCGCGCTCGACGGGCTCCAGGAACGGTCCGGCTGGGACATTCCGGTGCACGTCGACGGCGCTTCGGGCGCGATGATCGCGCCGTTCCTCGATCCCGAGCTGAGCTGGGACTTCCGCCTGCCGAGGGTGGCGTCGATCAACACCTCCGGGCACAAGTACGGCCTGGTCTACCCCGGTGTGGGCTGGGTGGTGTGGCGAGACAAGGAGGCGTTGCCGGAAGAGCTCGTCTTCAACGTCAACTACCTCGGTGGCGACATGCCGACTTTCGCGCTGAACTTCTCGCGTCCCGGCGCCGAGGTCGCCGCGCAGTACTACACGTTCGTCCGGCTCGGACGCGAAGGTTTCCGTGCTGTGCAACAGGCTTCGCGCGACGTGGCGACCCAGCTGGCGGACGGGATCGCCGAGCTGGGCCCGTTCGAACTGCTCACGCGCGGCGATCAACTGCCCGTGTTCGCCTTCACGACGAAGGCGGACGTCGAGGGCTTCGACGTCTTCGACGTGTCACGGCGCCTTCGCGAACGAGGCTGGCTTGTCCCGGCGTACACGTTCCCGGAGAACAGGACCGATCTCGCGGTGCTGAGGATCGTGGTGCGCAACGGTTTCACGCACGACCTCGCGGATCTGCTGCTCGCCGACCTCCGGCGCCTGCTGCCCGAGCTCGACCATCGCCCCGGACGGCGGACCGCGTTCCATCACTGA
- a CDS encoding Dps family protein has product MGKSPIQSPLSEADKEITGNALQATLVDLVDLSLIAKQAHWNVVGANFRSAHLQLDELVATARQYVDEVAERANAIGVSPNGQAKAVVESSGLPDYPDNWQSVESTVAAIVDILAALIERLRKRIDETDKSDLVTQDLLIAITQELEKAHWMWQAQQA; this is encoded by the coding sequence ATGGGCAAGTCCCCGATCCAGAGTCCGCTGAGCGAAGCCGACAAGGAGATCACCGGTAACGCCTTGCAGGCCACGCTGGTCGATCTGGTGGATCTGTCGCTGATCGCGAAGCAGGCCCACTGGAACGTCGTCGGCGCGAACTTCCGCAGCGCGCACCTGCAGCTCGACGAGCTGGTCGCCACCGCGCGCCAGTACGTCGACGAGGTCGCCGAACGCGCCAACGCCATCGGCGTCTCGCCGAACGGACAGGCGAAGGCCGTCGTGGAGAGCTCCGGGCTCCCCGACTATCCCGACAACTGGCAGTCCGTCGAGTCCACGGTCGCCGCGATCGTCGACATCCTCGCGGCGCTGATCGAGCGTCTGCGCAAGCGCATCGACGAGACCGACAAGAGCGACCTGGTCACCCAGGACCTCCTGATCGCGATCACCCAGGAGCTCGAGAAGGCGCACTGGATGTGGCAGGCGCAGCAGGCCTGA
- a CDS encoding prolyl oligopeptidase family serine peptidase: MSTQPGNKYPSAAVPDRLFDDAEAEARWRARFHAPRISVPEWAIDAPDANIYVSNASGVWEVYSWDRSTGEHRRVTDRPAGTMHATPSPDGRWIWWFNDTDGDEFGSWVREPFAPGAAAERAVPDVHDGYPAGLEIGTRVIAVGVSTDDGSELFAHIDGKTTSFYRHDDDAGIASLSRDESRLVISHSEHGDSRHPALRVLSTDGFATVADKWDGEGKGLGALEFSPVAGDQRLLVLHERRGREELLIWDTAADTELEIELDLPGEVVAGWYPDARALLVVHFHQGRSSLHRYDLASGELSSLDTPPGRIGGAGVRPDGTVEYSWSSAARPTAVRARTSDGADSVLLEPPGERAPESAPVTDAFVEGIGGQIHALVSRPADAPEGPLPTVFSLHGGPHSADEDRFSAYRAVWLDAGFAVVEVNYRGSTGYGSAWRDAIEGRPGLTELEDVAAVHDWAVQSGLADPGKCVVNGASWGGYLSLLALGTQPARWAAGVAGVPVADYVAAYEDEMEQLRSFDRALFGGSPETVPAVYRECSPITYVEAVTAPVLVLAGDNDPRCPIRQVENYLDRLAKREIPFEFYRFDAGHGSLVIAETIKQTAIEVFFALRAVGLR, from the coding sequence GTGAGCACGCAGCCAGGCAACAAATATCCGTCCGCGGCGGTCCCGGACCGCCTGTTCGACGACGCCGAAGCCGAGGCCAGGTGGCGGGCCCGCTTCCACGCACCGCGCATCTCGGTCCCCGAGTGGGCCATCGACGCCCCGGACGCGAACATCTACGTTTCCAACGCCAGCGGTGTCTGGGAGGTCTACTCGTGGGACCGGTCGACCGGCGAGCACCGCCGCGTCACCGACCGCCCCGCCGGCACCATGCACGCGACCCCGTCCCCCGACGGCCGCTGGATCTGGTGGTTCAACGACACCGACGGCGACGAGTTCGGTTCGTGGGTCCGCGAACCGTTCGCGCCGGGAGCCGCCGCCGAGCGCGCGGTGCCCGACGTCCATGACGGCTATCCCGCCGGGCTCGAGATCGGCACCCGCGTGATCGCCGTCGGCGTCTCGACCGACGACGGCAGCGAACTGTTCGCCCACATCGACGGCAAGACCACCAGCTTCTACCGCCATGACGACGACGCCGGGATCGCCTCGCTTTCCCGCGACGAGTCCCGCCTCGTGATCTCCCATTCCGAGCACGGTGATTCACGACACCCCGCGCTGCGCGTCCTGTCGACCGACGGCTTCGCCACGGTTGCCGATAAATGGGACGGCGAAGGCAAGGGCCTCGGCGCGCTGGAATTCTCGCCGGTCGCGGGTGATCAGCGGTTGCTGGTGCTGCACGAGCGGCGCGGCCGCGAAGAACTGCTGATCTGGGACACCGCCGCCGACACCGAACTGGAGATCGAGCTCGACCTGCCGGGCGAAGTGGTCGCGGGCTGGTACCCGGACGCGCGGGCGCTGCTCGTCGTCCACTTCCACCAGGGCCGCAGTTCCCTGCACCGCTACGACCTCGCGAGCGGCGAATTGTCCTCTTTGGACACGCCGCCGGGCCGGATCGGCGGCGCCGGGGTGCGGCCGGACGGCACCGTCGAGTACTCGTGGTCCAGTGCCGCGCGGCCGACGGCGGTCCGCGCGCGGACATCGGACGGCGCGGACTCGGTCCTCCTCGAACCGCCGGGTGAGCGGGCGCCGGAGTCCGCACCGGTCACCGACGCGTTCGTCGAAGGCATCGGCGGGCAGATCCACGCGCTGGTCTCCCGTCCGGCCGACGCGCCGGAAGGGCCGCTTCCGACGGTCTTCTCCTTGCACGGCGGGCCGCATTCGGCCGACGAGGACCGGTTCTCCGCGTATCGCGCCGTCTGGCTCGACGCCGGATTCGCCGTCGTCGAGGTCAACTACCGCGGCTCCACCGGCTACGGCTCGGCCTGGCGCGATGCCATCGAAGGACGTCCCGGCCTGACCGAACTCGAAGACGTCGCCGCCGTGCACGACTGGGCCGTCCAAAGTGGACTCGCGGACCCGGGAAAGTGCGTGGTGAACGGCGCTTCGTGGGGCGGCTATCTGTCGCTGCTCGCGCTGGGCACCCAGCCCGCGCGCTGGGCGGCGGGAGTCGCCGGGGTGCCCGTCGCGGACTACGTCGCCGCGTACGAGGACGAGATGGAGCAGCTTCGCTCGTTCGACAGGGCGCTGTTCGGCGGTTCGCCGGAGACGGTGCCCGCGGTCTACCGGGAATGTTCGCCGATCACCTACGTCGAGGCCGTGACGGCACCGGTGCTGGTACTCGCCGGGGACAACGATCCGCGCTGCCCGATCAGGCAGGTCGAGAACTACCTCGACAGGCTCGCGAAGCGGGAGATCCCGTTCGAGTTCTACCGTTTCGACGCGGGCCACGGGTCGCTGGTGATCGCCGAGACGATCAAGCAGACGGCGATCGAGGTGTTCTTCGCGCTGCGGGCCGTCGGGCTTCGCTGA
- a CDS encoding catalase produces the protein MTLPTTNNVGIPVASDNDSLTLGANGPILLQDHYLIEKNAQFNRERVPERVVHAKGGGAHGFLEVTEDVSQFTKAALFQPGVRTESLVRFSSVAGENGSPDTWRDPRGFAVKFYTSEGNYDLVGNNTPVFFIRDPIKFPDFIHSQKRRADNHLRDHDIQWDFWTLRPESAHQVTWLMGDRGIPSNWREMDGFGSHTYLWENAGGEKFWVKYHFKTDQGIGYLPQADADRIAGEDSDYYIRDLFKNIEKGNHPSWTLYVQVMPYAEAADYRFNPFDLTKVWPKGDYPLIKVGRWVLDRNPANYFAEIEQAAFEPSNLVPGIGPSPDKMLQGRLFAYPDAHRYRIGANYTQLPVNAPKSPVNSYSRDGAMRFTNPGDPVYAPNSKGGPHANAEIAAETASGYGVEDEVIRSAYKLHAEDDDFGQPGTLVREVMDDEQRERLANNIIGHASNDVSQPVLERVFEYWRNVDKDLGDKVADAFRK, from the coding sequence GTGACCTTGCCGACCACTAACAACGTGGGCATCCCCGTCGCGAGCGACAACGACTCGCTGACGCTGGGTGCCAACGGCCCGATCCTGCTCCAAGATCACTACCTGATCGAGAAGAACGCCCAGTTCAACCGGGAACGCGTACCCGAACGTGTCGTCCACGCCAAGGGCGGCGGCGCGCACGGCTTCCTCGAGGTCACCGAGGACGTCAGCCAGTTCACGAAGGCCGCGCTCTTCCAGCCGGGCGTGCGCACCGAGAGCCTGGTCCGCTTCTCGTCGGTCGCCGGAGAGAACGGCTCGCCCGACACGTGGCGCGACCCGCGCGGTTTCGCGGTGAAGTTCTACACCTCCGAGGGCAACTACGACCTCGTCGGCAACAACACCCCGGTGTTCTTCATCCGCGACCCGATCAAGTTCCCGGACTTCATCCACTCGCAGAAGCGCCGCGCCGACAACCACCTGCGCGACCACGACATCCAGTGGGACTTCTGGACGCTGCGGCCCGAGTCCGCGCACCAGGTCACCTGGCTGATGGGCGATCGCGGCATCCCGTCGAACTGGCGCGAGATGGACGGGTTCGGCTCGCACACCTACCTGTGGGAGAACGCGGGCGGCGAGAAGTTCTGGGTCAAGTACCACTTCAAGACCGACCAGGGCATCGGCTACCTGCCCCAGGCCGACGCGGACCGCATCGCGGGCGAGGACTCGGACTACTACATCCGCGACCTGTTCAAGAACATCGAGAAGGGCAATCACCCCAGCTGGACGCTGTACGTCCAGGTGATGCCCTACGCCGAAGCCGCGGACTACCGCTTCAACCCGTTCGACCTGACCAAGGTGTGGCCGAAGGGCGACTACCCGCTGATCAAGGTCGGCCGCTGGGTGCTCGACCGCAATCCGGCGAACTACTTCGCCGAGATCGAGCAGGCCGCGTTCGAGCCGTCCAACCTGGTGCCGGGCATCGGCCCGTCGCCGGACAAGATGCTGCAGGGCCGCCTGTTCGCGTATCCGGACGCCCACCGCTACCGGATCGGCGCGAACTACACGCAGCTGCCGGTCAACGCGCCGAAGTCCCCGGTGAACAGCTACTCGCGCGACGGCGCGATGCGTTTCACCAACCCGGGCGACCCGGTGTACGCGCCGAACTCCAAGGGCGGCCCGCACGCGAACGCGGAGATCGCCGCCGAGACGGCGTCGGGTTACGGCGTCGAGGACGAGGTCATCCGCTCGGCGTACAAGCTCCACGCCGAGGACGACGACTTCGGTCAGCCGGGCACCCTCGTGCGCGAGGTGATGGACGACGAGCAGCGTGAGCGGCTCGCGAACAACATCATCGGCCACGCTTCGAACGACGTCTCGCAGCCGGTGCTCGAGCGCGTCTTCGAGTACTGGCGGAATGTCGACAAGGACCTCGGCGACAAGGTCGCGGACGCCTTCCGCAAGTAG
- a CDS encoding NAD(P)H-dependent oxidoreductase, giving the protein MTSTNAVHVLGIGGSLREGSQSERALRIALGAAAEAGVTTELIAGPELVLPFYDTALEERHEQAVRLVEAIRRADGIIVVSPGYHGALSGLVKNALDYVEDLRDDARPYLDGRAVGLAAVAFGWQAAVTTLEQLRTITHALRGWATPLGGSINTAETKFDEGGGASDDKTVRTLRLIGTQVAEFALSRAGH; this is encoded by the coding sequence GTGACTTCGACGAACGCGGTTCATGTCCTCGGTATCGGCGGCTCCCTGCGGGAGGGTTCGCAATCCGAGCGCGCGCTGCGCATCGCACTGGGTGCCGCGGCCGAGGCCGGGGTCACCACCGAACTCATCGCCGGACCGGAGCTGGTGCTGCCGTTCTACGACACCGCGTTGGAAGAGCGGCACGAACAGGCCGTGCGGCTGGTCGAGGCGATCCGCCGCGCCGACGGGATCATCGTGGTCTCGCCCGGCTATCACGGCGCGTTGTCCGGCCTGGTCAAGAACGCCCTGGACTACGTCGAGGATCTGCGCGACGACGCTCGCCCGTACCTCGACGGCCGCGCGGTCGGCCTCGCCGCCGTCGCGTTCGGCTGGCAGGCCGCGGTCACCACGCTGGAGCAGCTGCGCACGATCACGCACGCGCTGCGTGGCTGGGCCACCCCATTGGGTGGTTCGATCAACACCGCGGAAACCAAGTTCGACGAGGGCGGCGGCGCCTCCGACGACAAGACCGTCCGCACCCTCCGCCTGATCGGCACCCAGGTCGCCGAGTTCGCGTTGAGTCGCGCCGGTCACTGA
- a CDS encoding organic hydroperoxide resistance protein, giving the protein MAEALYTAVATARGDGRNGEVTSSDGVIDESLAIPKEMGGPGGDKTNPEQLFAAGYSACFHSALQLVARQAKVKLDGSTVTAEVSVLKQGEGFGLGVALKVSLPGLEQAQADQLVEQAHQVCPYSNATRGNIEVALSATV; this is encoded by the coding sequence ATGGCTGAGGCTCTGTACACCGCTGTGGCCACCGCTCGCGGCGACGGCCGCAACGGTGAGGTCACGTCCTCTGACGGCGTCATCGACGAGTCGCTGGCGATCCCGAAGGAGATGGGCGGCCCCGGTGGTGACAAGACCAACCCCGAGCAGCTTTTCGCCGCCGGCTACTCCGCCTGCTTCCACTCGGCGTTGCAGCTCGTCGCGCGCCAGGCGAAGGTGAAGCTCGACGGCTCCACCGTCACCGCCGAGGTCAGCGTCCTCAAGCAGGGTGAGGGCTTCGGTCTCGGCGTCGCGCTCAAGGTTTCGCTGCCCGGTCTGGAGCAGGCGCAGGCCGATCAGCTCGTCGAGCAGGCGCACCAGGTGTGCCCCTACTCGAACGCGACCCGCGGGAACATCGAGGTCGCGCTGTCCGCGACGGTCTGA
- a CDS encoding methyltransferase domain-containing protein: MLEGNPPRAAVSARSARQAVERAVFAQPLFGPGTGVVDVGCGPGSITLGIGAGHRTSTVDFLTADPCALPFAEASVDVVFAHAVFEHLKEPATALAEIRRVLKPGGAFALSTSDWSRARLRPKTANVDAALRGHYLLCRRAGGDPFAGRSISAAVTAAGFTDVRTKTRYRTDATYRALATYVEARLVTALETATTPDRDQLASAARSAWSWARSGDGDFAQCWTELLATR; this comes from the coding sequence GTGCTGGAGGGAAACCCGCCGCGCGCCGCGGTGTCCGCGCGGTCCGCGCGCCAAGCGGTCGAACGGGCCGTGTTCGCGCAACCGCTGTTCGGGCCGGGGACGGGGGTCGTCGACGTCGGCTGCGGCCCGGGTTCGATCACCCTCGGTATCGGTGCCGGACACAGAACGTCCACAGTGGACTTTCTGACCGCGGACCCGTGCGCGTTGCCGTTCGCCGAGGCCTCGGTCGACGTGGTCTTCGCGCACGCCGTCTTCGAGCATTTGAAGGAACCGGCCACCGCCTTGGCGGAGATCCGGCGGGTGCTCAAACCCGGCGGCGCCTTCGCACTGTCCACATCGGACTGGAGCCGGGCGCGGCTCCGGCCGAAGACGGCGAACGTCGACGCCGCCCTTCGCGGGCACTACCTCTTGTGCCGTCGCGCGGGTGGCGACCCGTTCGCCGGACGCTCGATCTCCGCCGCCGTCACGGCCGCCGGTTTCACCGACGTGCGAACGAAAACCCGCTACCGCACGGACGCGACGTACCGGGCTTTGGCGACCTACGTGGAGGCGCGTCTGGTGACGGCGCTCGAAACCGCGACGACCCCGGACCGGGACCAACTCGCCTCAGCCGCGCGCTCGGCTTGGTCGTGGGCGCGCTCGGGGGACGGCGACTTCGCCCAATGCTGGACCGAACTCCTGGCCACCCGCTGA
- a CDS encoding TIGR03085 family metal-binding protein gives MGVAGDERQALSELFEEVGPDAPTLCTGWKTRDLAAHLLVRERRPDAMPGILVPALASYTQRVQDSYAARPWSEVVGKVRSGPAWFWPTSIGAVDELTNSAEFLIHHEDVRRGQSGWEPRPADPARDAAAWKSAKQASKLNLRKSPVGVVLKTPEGREARVKEGPDTVTVVGAPIELLLFVFGRDAARITFEGDAYAVDRLRKHDRGL, from the coding sequence ATGGGAGTCGCCGGAGACGAACGTCAAGCGTTGAGCGAGCTTTTCGAAGAGGTCGGCCCGGACGCGCCGACCCTGTGCACGGGCTGGAAGACGCGGGATCTCGCGGCGCATCTGCTGGTCCGCGAGCGGCGGCCGGACGCGATGCCCGGGATCTTGGTGCCCGCCCTCGCGTCGTACACGCAGCGGGTGCAGGACTCCTATGCCGCGCGGCCGTGGTCCGAGGTCGTGGGGAAGGTCCGGTCCGGCCCCGCCTGGTTCTGGCCGACGTCGATCGGCGCGGTCGACGAGCTGACGAACAGCGCCGAGTTCCTGATCCACCACGAGGACGTCCGGCGCGGGCAGTCCGGCTGGGAGCCGCGTCCGGCGGACCCGGCGCGGGACGCGGCGGCGTGGAAGTCGGCGAAGCAGGCGTCGAAGCTGAACCTGCGGAAATCGCCGGTCGGCGTGGTCCTGAAGACTCCCGAAGGCCGCGAAGCGCGGGTGAAGGAAGGCCCCGACACGGTGACCGTGGTCGGCGCGCCGATCGAGCTGCTGCTGTTCGTCTTCGGCCGCGACGCGGCCCGGATCACCTTCGAGGGTGACGCCTACGCGGTGGACAGGCTCCGGAAGCACGACCGCGGCCTTTAG
- a CDS encoding 2-hydroxymuconate tautomerase: MPMISVSMFPGRTAEQKQALVREVTDAFVRTCGGNPEGVWVTINEIPAEHWASGGTLFSER, translated from the coding sequence ATGCCGATGATCAGTGTTTCGATGTTCCCCGGCCGCACGGCCGAGCAGAAGCAGGCCCTCGTCCGCGAGGTGACCGACGCCTTCGTCCGCACCTGCGGCGGCAATCCCGAAGGTGTCTGGGTGACCATCAACGAGATTCCCGCCGAACACTGGGCGTCCGGCGGGACTCTCTTCTCCGAGCGCTGA
- a CDS encoding metallophosphoesterase — translation MGTVALGAATLGYAVGIERRRWTLRTAELPVLAAGAKPFTILHISDLHMLPGHVSKQRWVAALDELEPDLVVNTGDNLSHQQAVPSVLRALGPLLDRPGVFIFGSNDYYAPKPKNPARYLMPKGKKKRIHGEHLPWRDLRAAFVEHGWDDLTHVRRTIEVADQYVFTAGVDDAHLRRDRYADIAGPADRGAAVRIGVTHSPEPRVLDEFAGDGYDLVLAGHTHGGQLRVPGYGALVTNCELDRTRARGASRWGAQMWLHVSAGLGTSPYAPARFACPPEASLLTLVPRGTTSGDHRKAAPRKARNTVR, via the coding sequence GTGGGAACCGTCGCCCTGGGAGCCGCGACCCTCGGTTACGCGGTCGGTATCGAAAGGCGCCGGTGGACGCTTCGCACCGCGGAGCTCCCGGTCCTCGCGGCAGGGGCGAAACCCTTCACGATCCTCCACATCTCGGACCTGCACATGCTGCCCGGTCACGTGAGCAAGCAACGCTGGGTAGCCGCGCTCGACGAACTCGAACCGGATCTCGTCGTCAACACCGGTGACAACCTGTCACATCAGCAGGCCGTCCCGTCCGTGCTGCGCGCACTCGGCCCTCTGCTCGACAGGCCCGGCGTGTTCATTTTCGGCAGCAACGACTACTACGCTCCGAAACCGAAGAACCCCGCGCGCTACCTCATGCCGAAGGGCAAGAAGAAGCGGATCCACGGCGAGCACCTGCCCTGGCGCGACCTGCGCGCCGCCTTCGTCGAACACGGCTGGGACGACCTCACGCACGTCCGGCGCACCATCGAGGTCGCCGACCAGTACGTGTTCACCGCCGGCGTCGACGACGCTCACCTCCGCCGAGACCGCTACGCCGACATCGCGGGCCCGGCCGACCGGGGCGCCGCCGTCCGCATCGGGGTCACGCACTCCCCGGAACCCCGCGTCCTCGACGAGTTCGCCGGCGACGGCTACGACCTCGTCCTCGCGGGCCACACGCACGGCGGGCAACTCCGCGTGCCCGGCTACGGCGCGCTCGTCACCAACTGCGAACTCGACCGCACCCGCGCCCGCGGCGCGTCCCGCTGGGGCGCCCAGATGTGGCTCCACGTCTCCGCCGGACTGGGCACCTCGCCATACGCCCCCGCGCGCTTCGCGTGCCCTCCCGAGGCCAGCCTGCTGACCCTCGTCCCACGGGGTACGACCAGCGGCGATCACCGGAAAGCAGCCCCCCGCAAAGCGCGAAACACCGTCCGCTAA